TCGCTTTCTTGTTCCAGCGATTGTTCAACACCGGCTTTCTCATGAGAGCCATTTTGCCGGTACTTCTGATCGGTTTGGGTGCATACATTTTGCGAGGCTACCTCTTTAAGCCAAAATCAGATATCACGGTCTCGGGGCCCGCAAATTCGGCATCGACGAGCTTTGCGTTGACACAGCCGGAGTACAGGCCGACGAACTACAACCCGGACGAAGATTTTGCAACACGTTCACGATTTGGCAGTTGGAAAGATAGATAAATATTTGCGGTAAATAAGGAGTAGTTATATGCCGGTTTGGTTAGCAGTTGCGTCAAAATGGGGAAGCATTGTGGTTCTGGTGGGTCTTGTCATTGCTCTTATGAAAGCTCTGATCGGATTCGTTGGTTTTGTCACATTAGCACTTAAAATATTGATTGTACTTTTATTCGTTGCGGTATTCGCCGGCGTCGCGTTCTTAGTGTTCAGGGCATGGCAGAGCAATGCTAAACGTCCGGATTAGAACGACAATTTCGATCAAAGTTCTTAATAAGCTGACTGGAGGGGCTGGTTTTGTCATTTGCCTTTTCAGTCAGCTTGTGGTCTTATATAGGTTCCTCATATTTATTTATTAGTAATTATTTGGAAGATTACAATTAGTTGATTTCCCACGCCAACGAGAGTTTAGTTTTGCATATTTCACTCTTGTAAACGGTTTCGCGTTAGTCGCTCGCGGCTATTCTTGCGTGATTCCACGTAACAGAACGTTAAATTTCTGTTGCGAGATCATTAAAAGGAGCTTTAAGGCATAATGCAGAAAAACGACAAGTTTTATACTTTTCTTTTATCTCAATCATCAAAAAAAGGCGTTTACATTCGCCGGATATCTATTTCAAAAAGTCTTATTCATTTTGGTTCAGTTGGTGTTTTTCTTTTCGTAGGCATGCTTAGCCTGGGTATTGGCGTTAGTGGTTTTGTTCGCACGACGGCTTTCGCGAAAGATCTTGAAACGGCCAATGTTTCTACTCAACTCGCTTCTGTACCCCCGCAGCAGACCCAGACCATCGACTACTCTCGGCCGAACTCGGGCCAGGATTATTCGGTGAACAGCGGCGGTCCTGAGGATCAAACCGAAGACGATGCCGAAGACCTAGCCCTCGAAAATCAAATCAGAACAATTCAATCGATAATGCCGGCGGCGAATATCCCGAATATGTGGGCTCACCTCGGTAAGATCAACAACGAATTCGGTTTCCGCCGTAATCCGTTCGGCGGCCGCTCATATGAGTTTCATGCCGGAATGGACATTGATGGCGAACGCGGCGACATCGTCGTGGCCCCAGGTGCCGGCACAGTCATAAAGGCTGGATGGACAGGCGGTTACGGCAACATGATCGAGATCGACCACGGCAACGGTTTGACAACCCGATATGGTCACCTATCAAAGATCGACGTTGCGGTTGGAGAATCGGCGACTCGCGGGCAGTTGATCGGCTACGTTGGCTCGACTGGACGTTCTACCGGCCCGCATCTTCATTTTGAATTTCGCCTGAACGAACGCTCGATCAATCCGCGTCACTTTCTGCCGCAGGAACCAGTCGAAATCGCTAAGGCAGGGAAATAATTATCTTTTGACTCTGAATTGAAAAGCGGGCTGCACGTTGCATCTCGCTTTTTTTCATTGGTTGGCAATCGCCAGTGTATGCCGATATAATGTCGAGACATCCTGTACGGAAATTTATCATTGTTCTACAAAGGATCTAACATGAAAAAGAAACTCTTTGCCTCGTATCTATTTCTTCTTGCAACTTTGCTTTCATCATGCTCACCCTCATTAGCAATTGATGAGGGAATGTTCGTTCCCGGCCAGATCGCCGGGCTTCCATTGAAAAAGAAAGGGCTTAAGATCAAGCCGAACGAGATCTATGACCCAGCCGGAGGCGGATTGACTGATGCGATCATTCGATTAGATAGCGGGTGTTCGGCTGAGTTTGTTTCGGCTGACGGTTTGATATTAACAAATCACCATTGTGCATTTTCCGCGATCGTCGCGGCTTCAACGCCGGAGAAGGATCTGGTTGAAACAGGATTTAATGCCGGTAGCCGAGCAGGCGAGATCCCTGCAAAAGATTATTCGATAACGATGACCCAACGGATAGAGGACGTTACTGCGAAGATCAAGGCGGGTACGGAAAATCTTTCGGGTGCAGAACTTGCGGCAGCTATAAAACGGAATACCGACGCATTGCAGGCTGAAGAGACTGCAAAAGCCCCAAAAGGTTCCACAATTCGCATTCAGATGATCGACAGCGGTTACTTCTATTACCTCTATCAAACGAGCGAGTTGAAAGACATACGTGTAGTCTTTGCTCCGCCTCGAAATATTGGCGTCTTCGGCGGAGACCCAGACAATTTTGAGTGGACACGTCACACTGGTGATTTTGCCTTCTTGCGAGCCTATTCCGCTCCGGATGGTTCGCCGGCAGAATACTCGCCCAATAATGTACCTTACAAAGCCAAGAAATTCTTAGCCGTCAATATCGGCGGACTCAAAGAAAATGACTTCGTTTTTGTCCTCGGGTTTCCAGGTGGCACCACGCGATATCGTGAAAGCCAGTCGATCCAATTTGCACGAGATGCAAACTTTCCCTTTCTCACCGCGTGGCTTGGCCAGTTAGCGTCAGTGCTTAAACAGATAGGCTCAACTGACGAAGAAAAACGCATTAGGTTTCAGGATGACATTGCAAATTACGATAACTCGCGAAAAGCCTACGGCGGCGGCTATCTTCGCCTAAGACGAGCAAATGTCGTGCAGCAAAGACAAGCCGAAGAGGCGAAGATGGCAACCTGGATCGCGGCTGACCCTGCACGTCAAAAGAAATACGGGGGGGTGCTGGCTGAGCTGAAAGCTCTTTCCGAAGAATCCAATGCAACTGCAAGACGCGACGTCATGATGCGGCGTTTTCCGGATCCGATCTCAGGGGCTGTTTCTGGCCAATTGGTCGCTGCGGCCACCGCTGTTAAGCAAGGCCGGAAGCTCAAGGACGGAGATGCTGAAAAGATCCGTGAAGCTCTAGCTAATCATGAACCGTTTTTTGAGCGGGAAATGCTCAAATTCTTTTTCAAGAAGTTTGACGAACTGCCTGTTGGTGAACGATTCGCCGCGGCCGATCAGAAATTCGAAAATAAGAAGGGCAAGGCTAGACGCGATGCCGAAGCCGCATTTGCCGCAGAGATAGTCGATGGACCTTTTGCTTCGGCCGACAATATTCTCGCTCTGTACAGTTTGTCGTGGGCTGAAATGCAGGCGAAACATCCGTTTATGGCGGCCATCGTCGATGAACGCCAGGCTCTTGGAGCTCGTGGAG
The sequence above is a segment of the Acidobacteriota bacterium genome. Coding sequences within it:
- a CDS encoding M23 family metallopeptidase produces the protein MLSLGIGVSGFVRTTAFAKDLETANVSTQLASVPPQQTQTIDYSRPNSGQDYSVNSGGPEDQTEDDAEDLALENQIRTIQSIMPAANIPNMWAHLGKINNEFGFRRNPFGGRSYEFHAGMDIDGERGDIVVAPGAGTVIKAGWTGGYGNMIEIDHGNGLTTRYGHLSKIDVAVGESATRGQLIGYVGSTGRSTGPHLHFEFRLNERSINPRHFLPQEPVEIAKAGK
- a CDS encoding S46 family peptidase is translated as MKKKLFASYLFLLATLLSSCSPSLAIDEGMFVPGQIAGLPLKKKGLKIKPNEIYDPAGGGLTDAIIRLDSGCSAEFVSADGLILTNHHCAFSAIVAASTPEKDLVETGFNAGSRAGEIPAKDYSITMTQRIEDVTAKIKAGTENLSGAELAAAIKRNTDALQAEETAKAPKGSTIRIQMIDSGYFYYLYQTSELKDIRVVFAPPRNIGVFGGDPDNFEWTRHTGDFAFLRAYSAPDGSPAEYSPNNVPYKAKKFLAVNIGGLKENDFVFVLGFPGGTTRYRESQSIQFARDANFPFLTAWLGQLASVLKQIGSTDEEKRIRFQDDIANYDNSRKAYGGGYLRLRRANVVQQRQAEEAKMATWIAADPARQKKYGGVLAELKALSEESNATARRDVMMRRFPDPISGAVSGQLVAAATAVKQGRKLKDGDAEKIREALANHEPFFEREMLKFFFKKFDELPVGERFAAADQKFENKKGKARRDAEAAFAAEIVDGPFASADNILALYSLSWAEMQAKHPFMAAIVDERQALGARGAKFGANIDRLRQLYMEALTGMRGTTTIYPDANFTMRFSYGNVKGYQSRESEYRSPFTTMKGMIEKDTGEIPFDAPQKLKDLQASKDFGRYGEGDSVVVNFLSTTDIIGGNSGSPILNGNGEQVGICFDGNFEGLGNDFYYDYNTNRTISVDIRYVLFVTEKFGNAKWVVDEMKLVGGK